A window from Plasmodium gaboni strain SY75 chromosome 9, whole genome shotgun sequence encodes these proteins:
- a CDS encoding putative mitochondrial-processing peptidase subunit beta — translation MWKRKFINVVSCISKNRSNLFGCRSKYSTSSLPQEIINQPITRVSELSNKLKVATVHTNCEIPTIGLWISSGSKYENRQNNGVAHFLEHMIFKGTKKRNRIQLEKEIENMGAHLNAYTAREQTGYYCKCFKTDIKWCIELLSDILSNSIFDDNLIELEKHVILREMEEVEKCKDEVIFDKLHMTAFRDHPLGYTILGPEENIKNMKRKDIINYIEKNYTSDRMVLCAVGDVKHEEIVKLAEQNFNHLKTQEQKNNSIFNNLNEKPFFCGSEIIIRDDDSGPNAHVAVAFEGVPWNSPDSITFMLMQCIIGTYKKNEEGVLPGKLSANRTVNNICNKMTVGCADYFTSFNTCYNHTGLFGFYVQCDEIAVEHALGELMFGVTSLSYSITDEEVELAKIHLKTQLISMFESSSTLAEEVSRQLLVYGRKISLAEFILRLNEIDTEEVKRVAWKYLHDRDIAVAAIGALHGMPQYIDLRQKTYWLRY, via the coding sequence ATGTGGAAGagaaaatttataaatgtCGTGTCATGCATTAGTAAGAATAGGAGTAATTTGTTTGGATGTCGCTCAAAATATAGTACTTCGAGTTTACCTcaagaaataataaatcaGCCTATAACAAGAGTAAGCGAATTATctaataaattaaaagtAGCAACTGTGCATACAAATTGTGAAATTCCTACGATTGGTTTATGGATTAGTAGTGGTAGTAAATATGAGAATAGACAAAATAATGGTGTTGCTCATTTTTTAGAACATATGATATTTAAAGGTACTAAAAAAAGGAATCGAATTCAAttagaaaaagaaattgAAAATATGGGAGCACATTTAAATGCTTATACTGCTAGAGAACAAACAGGATATTATTGTAAATGTTTTAAAACTGATATTAAATGGTGTATAGAATTATTGAGTGATATACTTAGTAATAGTATTTTTGATGATAATTTAATAGAATTAGAAAAGCATGTAATATTAAGAGAAATGGAAGAAGTAGAAAAATGTAAAGATGAAGttatatttgataaattACATATGACTGCTTTTAGAGACCATCCATTAGGATATACAATTTTAGGACctgaagaaaatattaaaaatatgaaaagaaaagatattataaattatatagaaaagAATTATACATCAGATAGAATGGTTTTATGTGCAGTTGGTGATGTAAAACATGAAGAAATTGTTAAATTAGCTGAACAAAATTTTAATCATTTAAAAACAcaagaacaaaaaaataattcaatttttaataatttaaatgaaaaacCATTTTTTTGTGGTTCtgaaattattattagagATGATGATTCAGGTCCAAATGCACATGTTGCAGTTGCTTTTGAAGGAGTTCCTTGGAATTCTCCAGATTCTATAACATTTATGTTAATGCAATGTATTATTGGaacttataaaaaaaatgaagaaggAGTGTTACCTGGAAAATTATCTGCTAATCGAActgttaataatatttgtaataaAATGACTGTAGGATGTGCTGACTATTTTACATCTTTTAATACTTGTTATAATCATACTGGTCTTTTTGGATTCTATGTTCAATGTGATGAAATAGCTGTAGAACATGCATTAGGTGAACTCATGTTTGGTGTCACCTCACTAAGTTATAGTATTACTGATGAAGAAGTGGAACTAGCCAaaattcatttaaaaaCACAACTTATTAGCATGTTTGAATCCTCTTCTACATTAGCAGAAGAAGTTTCAAGACAACTACTCGTATATGGACGAAAAATTTCATTAGCtgaatttatattaagATTAAATGAAATAGATACAGAAGAAGTTAAAAGAGTTGCATGGAAATATTTGCATGATAGAGATATAGCCGTAGCAGCTATTGGTGCTTTACATGGCATGCCCCAATACATTGATCTTAGACAAAAGACTTATTGGCTCAGATATTAA
- a CDS encoding hypothetical protein (conserved Plasmodium protein, unknown function) — MNDNFFIATFEHVNEQTIPSPLIKHSKKCQKDNKKRKNIIKNTSQDIIVEQKNYDKENNEHKYVCMNIHTFNRKCYHKNIRLLDHTHLQFTLGESLMYLLNVYLQNKIITKNLYNRMLYSFQQAIIEVISKLKEGKEYKWNIKGKLINSKKENNIQIVYIENAFLSFKSIVLHAPLLKIKSIDI; from the exons ATGAAcgataatttttttatagcAACCTTTGAACATGTCAACGAACAAACTATTCCCTCCCCCTTAATTAAACATTCAAAAAAATGCCAAAAAGATAAcaagaaaagaaaaaatattataaagaaCACTTCTCAAGATATAATTGtagaacaaaaaaattacgataaagaaaataatgaacataaatatgtatgtatgAATATTCATACATTCAACAGAAAATGctatcataaaaatatcaGACTATTAGACCATACACACTTGCAATTCACACTAGGAGAATCTCTAATGTATCTTCTTAATgtatatttacaaaataaaattataacaaaaaatttatataatagaaTGTTGTATTCGTTTCAGCAG GCTATTATTGAAGTTATAAGTAAACTCAAAGAAGGCAAAGAATATAAGTGGAATATAAAAGGGAAACTAATAAACTcgaaaaaagaaaataatatacaaatagtttatatagaaaatgCATTTCTGTCCTTTAAATCTATAGTATTGCATGCCCCTTTGTTGAAAATTAAATctatagatatataa
- a CDS encoding putative delta tubulin: MMGVLTIQIGQCGNQIGHEFFEILHKYISISKDECFKSKLTTMYFDEEYKYGKNLLPIVEYEENEGNRKYPNENNNIMCLNNLIARCILIDMEPKVIEKCLCLNNNDNDCIKRRGGKKGKYEQDVQYNIEKNVERKKYDDTDECCLQYVCGLDEYYERKNNFLKIFKRNNNNNKNDHNDDNYDDNYDDNYDGYNINGEGEENYKELYKNSLYNNNDILKNEDTCIVYEYMNEKKHNNKIYRNNNLFEKNVCGSYYFTNEWKYNKSNFICGLNGSGNNWAYGFSVHGKNICEDFINILNKEFEKNESKENIDNILLFHSLAGGSGSGLSSYISYILKDEYPKKNIFNICILPYIFGEISVQSLNSILCLSSLYDCSDGLILIENDKFELMCKKINNDENINLDEINKYISLFLAYNIGFPINLSNSYYNNNSMYCNIMNYILYDLCCHPNYKLLSTRYLPQVFKENIIFEQNSFNMLIKRMHRMLIKGTILDSNNISTNVIKKNTNDISSYIDNYYINRLSSRNILKNKNIFLKKNFYIPIYMNETNSNSYVDKYYNSIYIKKNQKKKNNYSYIQKTNKTQNIQDNINILNEHKNKYNKTDQYNHYIHNNLVLHSKMIMRGEINENIDLNLFKNHVLYNNKSLTPLQIYIDENKIFNYNSISMISNCLTPIPTLKHILQKAKLLYSTNAYIYQYNNYGVTHDQIYNSLMYAEQIVNSYESLSCEWI; this comes from the coding sequence atgatgGGAGTACTGACCATCCAGATAGGTCAATGCGGTAACCAGATAGGACACGAATTTTTTGAGATTcttcataaatatataagtattTCAAAGGATGAATGTTTTAAAAGTAAATTAACTACAATGTATTTCGATGAAGAATATAAGTATGGGAAGAATTTATTGCCTATTGTTgaatatgaagaaaatgaagggaatagaaaatatccgaatgaaaataataacattatgtgtttaaataatttaatagCTAGATGTATACTTATAGATATGGAACCTAAGGTCATTGAAAAATGTTTATGtctaaataataatgataatgattgtattaaaagaagaggaggaaaaaaaggaaaatatgaacaagatgtgcaatataatattgagAAGAATGtagaaagaaaaaaatatgatgataCTGATGAGTGTTGTTTACAATATGTTTGTGGATTAGATGAATAttatgaaagaaaaaataatttcttaaaaatatttaaaaggaataataataataataaaaatgatcataatgatgataattatgatgataacTATGATGATAACTATGATggatataatataaatggTGAGGGtgaagaaaattataaagaattatataaaaattctttatataacaataatgatattttaaaaaatgaagatacATGTATTGtatatgaatatatgaatgaaaaaaaacataataataaaatatatagaaataataatttatttgaaaaaaatgtttgtggttcatattattttacaaatgaatggaaatataataaaagtaattTTATTTGTGGATTAAATGGATCTGGAAATAATTGGGCTTATGGTTTTTCTGTGCATGgcaaaaatatatgtgaggattttataaatattttaaataaagagtttgaaaagaatgaaagtaaagaaaatatagataacatattattatttcataGTTTAGCTGGTGGTAGTGGTAGTGGTTTAAGTTcttatatatcatatatattaaaagatgaatatcctaaaaaaaatatatttaatatatgtatattacCATATATCTTTGGAGAAATAAGTGTTCAAAGTTTAAATAgtatattatgtttatcATCTTTATATGATTGTTCAGATGGTTTAATATTAAttgaaaatgataaatttGAATTAATgtgtaaaaaaataaataatgatgaaaatataaatttagatgaaataaataaatatattagtTTATTTTTAGCTTATAATATAGGGTTTCCAATAAATTTATCAAACagttattataataataattcaatgtattgtaatataatgaattatattttatatgatttatgTTGTCATCcaaattataaattattatcaacaAGATATTTACCACAAgtatttaaagaaaatataatatttgaacaaaattcatttaatatgttaataaaaaggatGCATAGGATGTTAATAAAAGGAACCATTCTTGattctaataatatttctacaaatgttataaaaaaaaatacaaatgatatatcatcttatatagataattattatattaatcGTTTATCTTcaagaaatattttaaaaaataaaaatatttttttaaaaaaaaatttctatatacctatatatatgaatgaaACTAATAGTAATTCATATGttgataaatattataattctatatatataaaaaaaaaccaaaaaaaaaaaaataattattcttatatacaaaaaacaaataaaactcaaaatattcaagataatataaatattttaaatgaacataaaaataagtataataaaacagatcaatataatcattatatacataataatcTAGTATTACATTcaaaaatgataatgaGAGGAGAAATCAATGAAAATATTGATTTAAATCTATTCAAAAATCATGTactatataataataaatcttTAACTCCTCTACAAATTTATAtagatgaaaataaaatattcaatTATAATAGTATATCTATGATATCTAATTGTTTAACTCCCATACCAAcattaaaacatatattgCAAAAGgcaaaattattatattcgacaaatgcatatatatatcaatataataattatggAGTTACACATGAccaaatatataattcacTTATGTATGCGGAGCAAATAGTTAATTCATATGAGAGTTTATCTTGTGAAtggatataa
- a CDS encoding hypothetical protein (conserved Plasmodium protein, unknown function), whose translation MEESDEDDNIQVIVFGNSSEAKFDDFYREEDIKKEEIQDNTNEPIVPSASNEQEKSQKEDVDLESKVKNATKENKVFMKYDYTHEKPWSNHSDKSMWFNYNFDENSFKEWVQKHIDRKLEKQQNYQIENTDNYFFEDNIKSNIINTTSANEYPMQSIKSFQSKNMNPINTSKLIEHNGVPHYNTNKTSSTKINHNNNNNNNNNNNNNNNIRSDNNQNTTNTNNDLKPFQNLINFFKQNN comes from the exons atGGAAGAGAGCGACGAAGATGATAACATACAA gTTATTGTTTTTGGAAATTCGTCTGAAGCCAAGTTTGATGATTTTTATAGAGAAGAggatataaaaaaggaagaaaTACAAG ACAATACAAATGAGCCTATTGTTCCTAGTGCGTCAAATGAACAAGAA aaatcGCAAAAAGAAGATGTAGACCTTGAAAGCAAAGTAAAGAACGCTActaaagaaaataaagtGTTTATGAAATATGATTATACTCATGAGAAGCCTTGGTCTAATCATAGTGATAAAAGCATGTGgtttaattataattttgatGAAAATAGTTTTAAAGAATGGGTACAAAAACATATTGACAGAAAACTAGAAAAACAACAGAATTATCAAATTGAAAATACAGacaattatttttttgaagacaatattaaaagcaatattattaacacAACTTCTGCAAATGAATATCCCATGCAAAGTATTAAAAGCTTTCaatcaaaaaatatgaatCCTATTAATACTAGCAAATTAATAGAACATAATGGTGTCCCTCACTATAACACTAACAAAACGAGCAGCACAAAAATTAACcacaacaataataataataacaataataacaataataataataataatattcgAAGTGATAATAATCAGAATACCACaaatacaaataatgaCCTTAAACCATTTcaaaatttaataaatttttttaaacaaaataattga
- a CDS encoding putative histidine--tRNA ligase: protein MPLLFFILLIIYLHLIICRKEAIERKHKSLFLNNTLLKKNNIKRCCCKINKKRIFSVQYVKGIRNFINPTNYEKREYLFNIWKQIANNFSFDFYDLPILESYDLFRKSPINESYDFIKNNKHLILRPEITPQLIRYLYINDNLLQGDREEENKIIKSNDDNNNNNNNIYNNNYYGDKHNYYCQQCDITNKVNRENTHTNYINKYNTNHSSFHEQNEKCKHSVINSNNGFNNNMNACTSHFNENIYKKKKILKYQNINKIFKMCTIGQCFRYEQTSRLRKREHYQWNLDILGIENIYAEIELLCMLIMFFNNVNMDDKNIVIKLNHKYIIEYIIYIIFQKDMNNILSYNKIKNEIKKLLHILDKFYKINKSTFKLLLYKNFPYIQKETIRHLYNVLKNIKHINHLEQFVKCHNTNIYYNNIDTWKHLKNFKNIFNYFEQTNLNNYFKLDLTIVRGMDYYNNMVFEIYYKKDKSHRAICGGGRYNFFLNDNKIYAVGCAMGDVVITDLLFNNKKNNPFLSLSEQNKINKYIHVVSYFPYFHNITQNNNNQQIHSHTTNLYKEYYNILNKLRNNNIIVNSILKYYSNLSKVIKKAIHMNAKHILFFSKDNNSFILKNLKTKEQKFVTSDNILDIYNNYISTHK from the coding sequence ATGCCcctattatttttcatcCTTTTAATCATATACTTGCATTTGATTATATGTAGAAAAGAAGCTATCGAGAGAAAACACAAGTCCctctttttaaataatacattattaaaaaagaataatataaaaagatgttgttgtaaaattaataaaaaaagaatttttaGTGTTCAATATGTCAAAGGTATACgaaattttattaatccaactaattatgaaaaaagaGAATACCTATTTAATATCTGGAAACAAATAgcaaataatttttcattcGATTTTTATGATTTGCCTATTTTAGAAAGTTATGACTTGTTCAGAAAAAGTCCAATAAATGAATCATatgattttataaaaaataacaagCATTTGATATTGAGACCTGAAATCACACCACAGCTGATTcgttatttatatataaatgataatttattGCAAGGGGATAGAGAAgaggaaaataaaatcataaaaagtaatgatgataataataataataataataatatttataataataattattatggtgataaacataattattattgtcAACAGTGTGATATTACCAATAAGGTGAATAGAGAAAATACACATAcgaattatataaataaatataatacaaatcATTCCTCTTTTCatgaacaaaatgaaaagtGTAAGCACAGTGTTATTAATTCTAATAATGgatttaataataatatgaatgcATGTACTAGCCattttaatgaaaatatatataaaaaaaaaaaaattttgaaatatcagaacattaataaaatatttaaaatgtGCACAATAGGACAATGTTTTAGATATGAACAAACATCAAGATTAAGAAAAAGAGAACATTATCAATGGAATTTAGATATTTTAGgtattgaaaatatatatgcaGAGATTGAACTTTTATGTATGCTGATAAtgttttttaataatgtgaatatggatgataaaaatattgttattaaattaaatcataaatatattattgaatatattatatatattatatttcaaaaagatatgaataatatattatcatataataaaattaaaaatgaaataaaaaaattattacatatattagataaattttataaaattaataagagtacttttaaattattattatataaaaacttCCCTTATATACAAAAAGAAACCATACGgcatttatataatgttttaaaaaatataaaacatataaatcATTTAGAACAATTTGTCAAATGTCATaacacaaatatatattataacaatataGATACTTGGaaacatttaaaaaattttaaaaatatatttaattattttgaacaaactaatttaaataattattttaaattagATTTAACTATAGTTAGAGGTATggattattataataatatggtgtttgaaatatattataaaaaagataaatcACATCGAGCAATATGTGGAGGTGGACgttataatttctttttaaatgataataaaatcTATGCAGTTGGTTGTGCTATGGGTGATGTTGTTATTACagatttattatttaataataaaaaaaataatccATTCTTATCTTTATCAGaacaaaacaaaataaacaaatatatacatgttGTATCTTACTTTccatattttcataatataacacaaaataataataatcaacAAATACATTCTCATACAACTAATctatataaagaatattataatatactAAATAAACttagaaataataatattattgtaaattccattttaaaatattattcaaacTTATCCAAGGTAATAAAAAAAGCTATACATATGAATGcaaaacatattttattttttagcaaagataataattcatttatattaaaaaacTTAAAAACCAAAGAGCAAAAATTTGTCACATCGGATAATATACTAGATATATACaacaattatatatcaacacataaataa
- a CDS encoding putative DNA repair helicase RAD3 has product MVVFKLDDVEVFFPYDYIYPEQYAYMKYLKKTLDSEGHCVLEMPTGTGKTVAIFSLITSYQYHKKDEGKFIFCTRTVAEMEKSLIELKKVIQYRIDEMKKRRIERIKNENDDTNKNMIQNDDTNNNMIQNDDTNKNMIKNDDTNHGVVVKDLDNGNINNDENRTNNSVDASNEYNKVPNNHDNSINCFQEFGENSEILAIGISARRCMCINEKVLLKHEREKIDDECRKLTANFIREKKYINNKLDNEIYHPNVDKISDFILKNKHHLDIEDYFDIYNSRNSLEEYDNIGLCGYYENYKKEFLYDLIKPGVYTIEDLKVLCKNYKNRENISVPICPYFCAKKIIEISKVIILNYQYVIDPKVSKALFNWKDMNKNVHLKNKNDIIVFDEAHNIDSVCLEALSVNIDRNILNKASMNITKLMKKIEQSKMLNEQKLKEECNKILEKIKLQKYNQSLSGTNNVINVDNIKCINSRDNINKTSADVNMDYHLREHTNLNHSIEENQGELLVTNEQEKKKRKVETSPMAYFDEDMNLMFSDFLLDESHEENEKKNNNKIKTPENKINDNNNMGDIKNNNNGSSNNNNIDEDHLNDLCYSPLLIDDIIKNVVIPGNIRKSEHFLNLMRIVVVYLKKYINIYDITSEGPLSFLYKFEKDTKLDTSFFKYCFDRLRSLLNNLQIVNIEDYSSLNIVCNFCTLLGNYFKGFIIICEPYPEATGIYDPLIQFACLDSSIAMKTVINKYKSIILTSGTITPLELYPKLLNFKTVLTASFPMSYDRNCVCPLIVTKGADLIPLSSQFSLRNDISVIKNYGILLVDMCKCIPDGIVAYFPSYIYMEQVISSWYELGVIANILEYKLIFIETKDIVSTTIALHNFKKACDLGKGAVFLSICRGKIAEGIDFDKHYGKCVILFGIPYQYTLSKILKSRLDFLKETYNIQENEFLTFDAMRQASQCVGRIIRNKKDYGIMIFSDIRYAKHDKKNKLPPWIIKCMDISNINLTVTTAVDISKQFLLNMSQEYRETGQTKISPFILKNQAKCWAMVKSILNMDDFI; this is encoded by the coding sequence atggTTGTTTTTAAACTTGACGATGTAGAGGTTTTTTTCCCGtatgattatatttatcCTGAACAATATGcatatatgaaatatttaaaaaaaacgCTAGATAGCGAAGGACATTGTGTATTAGAAATGCCAACAGGCACAGGAAAGACTGTCGCTATATTTTCTCTCATTACATCTTATCAATATCATAAGAAAGATGAAGGgaaatttattttttgtacTCGTACTGTTGCTGAAATGGAAAAGTCACTGATAGAATTGAAGAAGGTCATTCAATATAGAATAGatgaaatgaaaaagaGGAGGATAGAAAGgataaaaaatgaaaatgatgatacaaataaaaatatgattcaaaatgatgatacaaataataatatgatccaaaatgatgatacaaataaaaatatgataaaaaatgatgatacAAATCATGGTGTGGTCGTAAAAGACTTAGATAATGGTAATATAAACAATGATGAGAATCGAACCAATAATTCAGTTGATGCTTCAAATGAATATAACAAAGTACCTAATAATCATGATAATTCTATTAATTGTTTCCAAGAGTTTGGAGAGAACAGCGAAATACTTGCCATAGGAATTAGCGCTAGAAGATGTATGTGTATCAATGAAAAGGTTTTATTAAAACACGAAAGAGAAAAGATTGACGACGAATGTCGTAAGCTAACAGCGAACTTTATAAgagaaaagaaatatataaataataaattagaTAATGAGATATATCATCCAAATGTAGATAAAATATCagattttattttaaaaaataaacatcATTTAGATATAGAAGATTATTTcgatatatataattcaagAAATAGTTTAGAagaatatgataatattgGTTTATGTGGttattatgaaaattataaaaaagaatttttgTATGATTTAATAAAACCAGGAGTATATACTATTGAAGATTTAAAAGTATTAtgtaaaaattataagaataGAGAAAATATAAGTGTGCCTATATGTCCATATTTTTGtgcaaaaaaaattattgaaATCTCAAAagttattattttaaattatcaaTATGTTATTGATCCAAAGGTTTCAAAAGCTTTATTTAATTGGAAGgatatgaataaaaatgttcatttaaaaaataaaaatgatattattgtttttgATGAAGCACATAATATTGATAGTGTTTGTTTAGAGGCTTTAAGTGTTAACATTGATCgtaatattttaaataagGCATCTATGAATATTACAAAgttaatgaaaaaaattgaaCAATCTAAAATGTTAAACgaacaaaaattaaaagaagaatgtaataaaatattggaaaaaattaaattacaaaaatataatcaaTCATTAAGTGGTACAAATAATGTTATAAATGTAGACAATATCAAATGTATAAATAGTAGAgacaatataaataaaacatcAGCAGATGTAAACATGGATTATCATTTGAGAGAGCACACAAATCTGAATCATTCAATTGAAGAGAATCAGGGGGAATTATTAGTGACTAATGAACaggagaaaaaaaagagaaaagTTGAAACTAGTCCCATGGCATATTTTGATGAGGATATGAATTTGATGTTTTCTGATTTTTTATTGGATGAATCAcatgaagaaaatgaaaaaaaaaataataataaaataaaaactccagaaaataagataaatgataataacaatatgggtgatattaaaaacaataataatggtagtagtaataataataatatagatgaAGATCATCTAAATGATTTGTGCTATAGCCCATTATTAATagatgatataataaaaaatgtgGTAATACCAGGTAATATTAGAAAATCagaacattttttaaatttgATGAGAATAGTAGTagtatatttaaaaaagtatataaatatatatgatataacATCAGAAGGTCCActatcatttttatataaatttgaGAAGGATACCAAATTGGAtacatcattttttaaatattgtTTTGATAGATTAAGAtctttattaaataatttacaaATAGTAAATATTGAAGATTATTCATCTTTAAATATTGTATGTAATTTTTGTACGTTATTAggaaattattttaaaggatttattattatttgtgAACCATATCCAGAGGCAACAGGAATATATGACCCATTAATACAGTTTGCATGTTTAGATTCATCAATAGCAATGAAAACtgtaataaataaatataagtcaataatattaacaaGTGGTACTATAACACCATTGGAACTATATCCAAAATTATTGAATTTTAAAACAGTGTTGACAGCTTCATTTCCAATGTCTTATGATAGAAATTGTGTATGTCCATTAATTGTAACAAAAGGAGCAGATTTAATACCTTTATCATCTCAATTTTCATTAAGAAATGATATAAgtgtaataaaaaattatggTATTTTATTAGTAGATATGTGTAAATGTATACCTGATGGAATTGTAGCATATTTTCcatcatatatttatatggAACAAGTTATATCTTCATGGTATGAATTAGGTGTTATTGcaaatatattagaatataaattaatttttatagaAACTAAAGATATTGTATCAACTACTATAGCATtacataattttaaaaaagcTTGTGACCTAGGAAAAGGTGCTGTTTTCTTATCTATCTGTAGAGGAAAAATTGCTGAAGGAATAGACTTTGATAAACACTATGGAAAATgtgttattttatttggGATACCTTATCAATATACATTAtcaaaaattttaaaatcTAGATTAGATTTCTTAAAAGAAacttataatatacaaGAAAATGAATTCCTAACATTTGATGCTATGAGACAAGCATCTCAATGTGTTGGACGaattataagaaataaaaaagattaTGGTATTATGATCTTCTCAGATATCAGATATGCTAAAcatgataaaaaaaataaattacCTCCTTGGATTATTAAATGTATGGATATATCCAATATTAATCTAACCGTAACGACAGCTGTAGATATATCAAAACAATTCTTATTAAATATGTCACAAGAATATAGAGAAACTGGACAAACAAAAATATCACCTTTTATCTTGAAAAATCAGGCCAAGTGTTGGGCAATGGTTAAATCTATACTAAACATGGatgattttatataa
- a CDS encoding hypothetical protein (conserved Plasmodium protein, unknown function), with amino-acid sequence MNYNLIYNKISTNYVIDPYVSMLYIKRAYKYLRLLKKNNGNVIVLGNKLKEIRLENYFDNLEHEEKCNLNKLTNVTRNFDLLICTDLPLYYSHIKNIFIPKMLISEGSSFIKNKNFLHIFDYFIPLTNEKLDRHLHYVLSKKYLS; translated from the coding sequence atgaattataaccttatatacaataaaatCAGTACGAACTATGTGATCGACCCATATGTTAgtatgttatatataaaaagagcttataaatatttacGACTATTAAAGAAGAATAATGGAAATGTTATAGTGTTAGGAAATAAGTTAAAGGAAATAAGACTAGAGaattattttgataatttagaacatgaagaaaaatgtaatttaaataaattaacaAATGTAACAAGAAattttgatttattaatatgtacAGATTTGccattatattattctcatataaaaaatatattcattcCAAAAATGTTAATATCAGAAGgttcttcatttattaaaaataaaaactttttacatatttttgATTATTTCATACCACTAACAAATGAAAAGTTGGATAGACATCTGCATTACGTTTTgagtaaaaaatatttatccTAA